The Megalobrama amblycephala isolate DHTTF-2021 linkage group LG16, ASM1881202v1, whole genome shotgun sequence genome includes the window CAGCCTTTGGGAGCATTAGAGACGTATTCAACGAcattaaaaaactgtaattattccaaatgtaaatataatggTGGCAAATATATTTCATGGTGCATGAGTTTACACAAGAGGAGTTTTTGACAATATGCCCCAATAGCTGCTTTACACGTTACTACTAACAACAGCTACTATATAAGAATGATGGCATTGGAATCTGATGATAAAGTTCACTATTCCAATTTATAAACTACAGAAAACAAGCATTATATGTTTCTAATATgtcataaacaaacacaaacaactcATCCGCGCGCTTTGTACAGTTCAGTGTTGGAGTGGGCGGAGCGAAGAAACGCGGAGGTGTGGTCGCCGTACAGCAGCCTTAAAAACACGTGCTGAGCTGGAAGCGTGAAGTTCATGAAAACTACGAGGGAGTTGTGTGGGATCACGGAGGAATCGCAAATAAAGTCTTCGTCAGGACTATGCCATCCTACGCGCTCAATCAGTTTATTGACCTGGATGATGTCCTGTGCAAGGTATATTTAGCGTTTATGAGTTACTAATAACAGTGTGACTGATCACGTAAGTTAGCTAGCAGGCTTGAATCATGTTTATAGTGCGggttttttaatgcatttgaatgcattttgcaGGAAACGTATAAAGCCTAATGCAAAAGTTTTCTTTAAGGTTCAAGATAACAGATCGAATCAAATAAGTTGCTAGCAACTTCTCTATCAGAGAGGGAACGTGGGCCACGAGTGAGCGCCTTTTTATTGTAATCAGACAATATAGTCATGTTGTTTGGTTTTGCATGTATGAAGTTTGACCATGACGACATGAAAGCGAAATGCTTGTGGAATTGTTGAAATTTAGTGCGCAAATatttaaactttgtttttttttaaacgtaaACAACTTGATTGGCCGGagttggaggaaaaaaaaacccaactTGCCGCTGAAAAGCTTTTTTTTCCTTGTTTCGCGTTTATCTGaactttaatttaaatgcatgtgTGAATATAACGCAAACTGCGATTTTTAAAGTCTAAAAGCATAGCTTTTTCTTGCTGCAATTATTGAAACCGTGCATACGAATCGTTCTATTGAGTCGACTCAGTAGAACCTGTTGATTAAAACTGAATATTAGTTGCAACAGCTGAACTGGTGCGCAtgggaaaaaacaaacacatattattaatttaagaCAAAAAATGTGCGTATGTTTGttggagtgtttgaaagcactCGACGCTACTAACGTTAATCGTTTTTGAACCGGATCTTTTGAAGGAACAAAAACGAATCGGACTCCTTATCACTTCCCATGTTTCCATTTAGTTAATGCATGTGCATTAAAAAGTCTTgctgttttaaatttaaaaaaaaaaaaactaccagAATTTGTCATCTGCTCCAAGATATGTAACCCTCTTGTTGTTCTCTTTGCAGCACCTTTTAAATCTTGATCTCCGAGAGCCGATGAAGACCTCCTCACAGGCAGCTGCTGTTGGATATAGGAAGCCTGACAGTCCCTGCACACTTTCCTCCACTGGTTCAGGACTTTCTATTGACAGCATTGAGAGTGGAACCATGAACACAAGCTACTGGGGCACCCAGAAAGTATCATCTCAGTCAAAGTGGGGCAAGATGCCCTTTTGGTCGGAGCGCTCCGTTAGCATGGTGGAGGGCAACACTGGAAGTCTGGGTTGGTCTTCATCCGAACCCGGCCATTTAAAGCAATCTTCAGTCACGTCAGGTGCCGTTTCCCTCTCCAACTCTACATCTTCGATCTCAGCCACCTCATCACGCTACAAGACAGAGTTGTGCCGCACGTTCGCCGAAAGAGGCGTGTGCAAGTATGGCGGCAAGTGTCAGTTCGCACACGGCCCTGAAGAGCTACGAGACCTTAACCGTCACCCGAAATATAAGACCGAACCCTGCCGCACTTTCCACTCAATTGGCTTCTGCCCCTACGGTATCCGCTGCCATTTCGTTCACAACGCCGAAGACGATCACGCACAATCCCGACCCCAGACCTCCAACCCGGCTGTCCAACGGCCTCCCCTGCTCAAGCAGAGCTTCAGCTTTGCTGGGTTTCCCACAACTCCCCAACATCTAGAAGCCCCTCTAGCGCCTTCCTCATTCCTGCGAGCACCTTCCGCTTCGACTCCGTCAACCGCGTTCTCTGACCTTCTCTCCTTGGCCTTCCCCGACGTAGACCCCAACACCCTTCTGGACCAGGCTCGAGAGTTGCACCCTCAGTTCCTTCCCTCTCCTGACTCGGGGTACTCTCACTCGGGACTGACGCCCACATTGTCGCCCACCCAGCTCGCTTCCCCACAGCCTGAAGCCTGCTTGCGACAGAGTCCTACCGGTGGCGCTTCTCTAGGCCCGCGGAGCCTATCCCACACCTCTCTCTCAGACCACGAGGGTGGCAGCTGCAGTTCATCCAGCAGTATGAGCGGGTCTGAATCCTCCTTCGGACCGGAAGCCAGCGGGCGCAGACTTCCCATCTTCAGCCAGCTTTCAGTTCCAGACGACGCCGTCTACAACGAACACAGCAACTCTAGCACAAGCTTCTTCCTGTAGACCGTCACTCCTGACGGGGACTGAACTGTATACTGTGGTATACCTAATGTACTACATGGCTGATACTTGACATTTTAGTTGAGCTCAGAGTGAAACATACTGTTTGCAGGTACTGAATGTTGAAATGATTCTTTAAGTGGGGTTTCATGTGCTTTTAAGTGGAGTGATTCaccatgttttatttttgatgacTGAAAAAGACAAGTGGGGAAAGATTTAACTCTACAACCTGCAAAGTTCTGGCATCAAAATGTTTAGTAACGTATGAAACGGTTAACTTTTATGATGCATTTAGCAATCAGCTATTTACGAAGTTATTATTGTACTGAAATAGCCAAAGAGGTTATGACCAGGTCTCAAAAAGGTCATTTTCAATATTTGAGAAATTCATTGTACTCTAACTAGAGgccaaacaaatattttttttttttttttttttttttttttttttttttttgggttacTCCACAGTTTGTGTACTATCGTAGAACCAACTGTTTCTGAAGttagaattgattttattaATTGACATATTAAATCGTTTTGAGTTCTTCCAGCTCCTATTTTTGAGATTTGGCATTTGGTTCGTTCCCAGACCTACTTGCCTTTTAAGTTTCTGAGGATCCATATTGAGCCTCTGAAAGTGCACAGTTGGAGCTTTACTTGGAATGAGTTGCCTGTGTCATAGTTTTTGGTTATGTAGCTGTTGATATTGTGAGTTTAGGCAAATCCATTTATTACAATGAGCCTTTAGTGgcctttttttgttatttttatagcTGGTTCTGATGGGTCCCTTTTTGCATCTGATTGTCTGTAATGCACCTGCTGGCTTTGTGTTACATGATGGAGAGTTTCAAGTAACTTAAtttccttttttatatttattttattgtatttatagaaaacatgttttttgatGACGTTTGTATTAAGTTTAATATATTGATTTTCTTCTCCCTGCTGCCCCTCTTATTTTGTACTGAAAATAAACCCTGTTGATGAACATCGACTCTTGAGGTGTTTTTTACCGTATACACAGgttgggaattttttttttttttttttttataaactgaTTTGTGGGAAATCTGAAATCTCACATTTAATGAGTAAGTTCCCAAAATGACTGACTTCAACAATGACGCAACAATCATGTAAAAcgtaaagaaaatgaaaatgccAGATTTTTCTGTTTCGCAACATTTGGCATGTGAGGATTTTCGGAAGCAACATGTGAAAGTTCCTCCATGCATTATGAtgtgatttgctaaattgttaTAAACTGCAGGCTAGTACCTCCTTATCAGTGCTGTGAGTTTGTTCACTGCTTGTGGTTGGGGGAGGTGTGAGCAGATCACATCTAGTATGGAAATGAGAAGCCCTTTGTTTTATCTAGTTTACTCACCATTTGCCTATCCATCCATATGTTAAGTGGTTGGTGGTGACAAATAGTTATTTGGTGCAAAACGGTTTTTATCAAGTGTTTGATTTAAACTTTCTGAGAATAACCTGTGGCTCTACTCTGAAGTTACTTTTTCTTCATTTCTCCCACTATGTCCATTTAGCTTCAGTGTGAAGGTCCTGTTGGTGTTATGAAGAGTTGAAACTGAATCCCACGAAAGCTTTTGACAGTTAAGTAACAAGAAACTGATTCTGTTCACTATTCACTTGTCAGGGAGAACAATGGTACGGGGAGGCGTCCTTTGAGAGAGGCGAACCGGGGAAAGGGTTAAAACTGTCTTACTGTTCTCTATTGTGTGTGGGGAAGATTCTCCCACATCGCCTAGTGAGTTTTTACAAAGCCAGGCGCATTCTCACACAGGGCCCGGATCATATGGAATCCCGAGCAGATGGCCACATTCACTGGGACTGTGGGTCAAACATATGCTCTCCAGGCTCTTGTGTAGAATGGAATCCGTGAGCGGAAAGGAGTGCGCTGGGAGCTGGGGGTGGGGAACTCAACCTGGCTACTGTAAGACAATGaggcaggggaaaaaaaaaaacacttggaATGAAACATTCTTGTGCAAAAGAATCATTTTGATTGATGAGAGTTTTATGTTTGGATGATGTCTGTGACTGTGATTTGAAGTACAAAGTCTTATCGCATACTATTAGTATACTGCTTCTGTTGGATTCAAATAACTACTTCAAAACCTTTTAAAATttgtaaaactttaaaactttttttttttttttcattttagttatagAAGTTGGTTAAATAAGGAGACACAAAACAACTAAACTCTAATAACCACTTAAACCACACTGGGATACATTAAAACAAGATTCAGCTACATTAAATGATAGAACCAAAATgttggggcaagttgtcacacgTTTTATATGTTGTAGTTTTATAGTTTATCTGTCAAATGTGAAGTTCACTGTTCTCTGATGTcagttaatggtcacatgacatgcaggtaaaaaaaaaaaaaaaatatatatatatatatatatatatatatatatatatatatatatatattaaaaaaatgtagtaaatgttttattttgattgtcttcattttaaaattatttgttttaatttttaatttttttaattacttaataCCTTTTCATTAAACTCACTAACTCCAATCTGGCAAACCCTGacgtaatgtaatatttaatacacTTCATGTTGTTCATAACAAAGAATGGAATatactttctttctctttgtattttatgtcaatatggtacaagattatcctattcaaatcaatgATAAATGAGTTATCAAAATACTAAAAAAGTAGTCAGAAGTTCTTTCAGAACGCTCTAAAATTAGGAAttgtattttacagtacatccaaaagtttggaacaactaagatttttaatgtttttagtttGTCTGCCTAcaagctacatttatttaataaaaatacataaaaacagtaaaattgtgaaatattattacaatttaaaatactgttttctatttgaaaatttgacaaagtaatttattcctgtgatgcaaagtgattttcagcatcaactccagtcttcagtgtcacatgatccttcagaaatcattctaatatgctgatctgctgctcaagaaacatttaatgtgtacaattgtacaaaaatttgtgtacaaattttttttctaaaaagttcaaaagaacagtgtttatctgaaatctaatcttttgtaacattatagtCAGAAGCATccttctgaataaaagtattaatttctttaatttcttttaaaaaaataaaaataaaaattcttactgaccccaaacttttgaacggtagtgtataatgctacagaactttgtatttcagataaatgctgttcttttgaaattagGAATCTAGATTACATTACTaactacaatatatatatatatatatatatatatatatatatatacatacacacacacacacacacacacacacacacacacacacacacacccacacaaatGGATTCTTTCTTTGTTGAATACAAAGTTCaatagaacagcatttgtttgaagaaatcttttgtaacattattaatgccTTTAATatcagttttgatcaatttaatatgtccttgctaaaaaaaatcttactgaccccaaacttttaaacagtagcaTATAGATTAGATAAAAAGGATGGAAAACTTTACAGATATATACAACCAAGTAACCACCAGAGGTCAGTACAGTCATATTAAAGCACCCCATATGTGACAAACATCGTTCATTCTCTGTTGTTAAAGTGCTCACAGTGCTCATCATGGCATAGTTAATAGCTTGTAACAGAGTGTTCtatcatataggctactgtagtactttatattttatcttCTATTTTTAACCGTGATTTTACCAAGTAATATTTtcttgatcctggaacaacattacTGTCTGAAACTTTAGTCCTAAccatatccctacccctaaacctaaccctacctataacttatccctaaaatcagaggaaaATGAACACTGATGTATAGAAGCACTTAACCCTGTTTGTAAGCATAAACTGTAAACCCtcaattctgattggttgattgtaATTTTGTTCCAGGAACATtctgtacttggtgaaatcacgttccTCATGACAAACAATGGGCAGGACGCCGGCAGTCAGCTGAAGTAGCAAACATCATATTAAATAGAAAAGTCCATATTAAAAGAAAAGTAATTAGTAttgtataaatttaaatattgtttggAATCATTTATGTTTATGGGCATTCCCTGTCATCAGATAACCCTTTACATTTATAAAGAGAGCTGATATCCTttggatatatttttactagatgttttataatgtttataacttTCCCCAGGAAGATCTGAACTGCAACAGTATAGATTTAGACCTTATGACAGcaaaagacataaaaaaaacatctcaagTTTTCATTAATGTCACAACTGGTCAGTTTCACTTCCCTTTTCTTCTTGCTTCATTTCCTACTTAAAGCAGTACCAGTGCCTTATAAAAGAGGAAGTGTATGTGGCCtgcatgacacacacacacacacacacacacacacacacacacacacacacacacacacacacacacacacacacacaccatcttTGTTCCAAAGGCTGGAAGATAATAGAAGATCAGAGGAGTAGCTGTATTTTATTACACGTTTATATTGCAGTATATACATGTATAGGACCAAGAAATTGAGAGAATGTGTTAATCGCATGATTTCCAATTCAGATTTCAGAACAGACCATTcacataacaaaaactattcttTCCCATAAAACGTTTGGATATTCCATAATTCTTTATTATGGTGTTGTTTTAAATAACAACATTGTTCACTTTCTGATGTTTTTGGAAACTCAccaattatttcagctgctgttgTTTGAGAGCCAGGGGAAAGACATTTTTCATCATGCTACTTTAAAAGACAGCGATTTAAGAACACGTTCGAGGGCTTACAAAACAGTGGGTGaatttgaagaaagaaagaaaaagaaaatcctacTCCCTCTCAGAGGAACAAACTGATTGAGTAACTCTGAGTGAACAGGATATTTCCAAATGATGTTTCCAAGGTTCTTTAGAGGTCACTTTGAACATCCTCTCTGGAACTTAGAATGAAGAGAATGCACAAAGATTCCTTTAAGCACAGATCACAGTGACAAAAATtcactgcattaaaatatttgaaaggAATGTaagatgacaaaaaaaaaaaaaaaaaaaaaaaaaacacaaaataggcgtgaaactcttaaaaaatctttttcagCAGATGGTCATTCAAAGGAAGTCTTCAGAAAATGCTGTTCAACATCCTCAGGAGGCCAAAATAATATATGAGCTGTTGTGTTTAATCAAGCCTGTGTTGGTGATTGGTGATTTTGTTGTTTTCCAATACATTCTTAGTAACTTCAGTGTAGTTCAAAAGTGGTAGTATTTGTAGTAAAAGCACAGTAACCGCAACACTTTTTTACCACAGTAACTTTAGTTTTACTGTAATAGGTGTAGTAAaatgatggtaaccacaaaactTACCATGCTTTTACCCCAGTATCGGTAGCTTGACCATGCTATGTGTAgtaaaagcacatttattttattttattttattttattttattttattttattttattttattttatttatttattttattaattttctagcaacaaatattcaaatacacaatttaaattaaaacaataaatatttataaaataaataaatacataaataaataaatttataaataaaaataaaaataaatacataaataaaaaaaactaaaataataataaattaacaaatagATCAAATGACTAGTTAAAATTGACATTGTTGgagttatattttataaaatattatatgagCTGTTGTATTTTCTATTCCAGCAAAATTAGCAAAATTTCAGACTGCATGGTGTATTGCATTAAATTTCCAGGTAAATACacaatttgaatgaatgaatgaataacaaacaaacaaaaacttcaAAATACTACATTAATTGTTGACACTGTTGTATGATTTTAATTGTTGGATACAGTTGAGAAGGTCAAGACCTCTAATGTGACACATTAGAGACCAAAAATCATGAAACCACTTACTTTTCATGTAGGTCAATGTTATGTAACATAATAGTCTAAAATctaacatatttaaatgttctcactacaaaaaactaaacaaaaagcAACTGTGTGCCAAAATCATGCAAAAGTGCCCCAGACGCCCTAAAAAAAAACTCCTCAACAAAACGTTTAGATCTTGATGCCTTTTCCTCATGAGAAACAAAGTCTGGTTTTGTAATCTTTGAGGTTTTATGTGAGGTGCAGTGCAGGGAGAGGAAATAAGGCCACAGATGGAGGCAGCAAAAGGGAGGAGAGCAAAGGGAGGCTGCTTCTGTTTTCAGAGCCTCTCTGGGCTGAATGGCACTCTTTGTGATCCTGTCACAGCTCCACATCCCACATGTGTTTCAGAAGCAGCAGCCCCCCCACTGCTGACGAAGGCTCtttaggagagagagagagagagagagagagagagagagagagagcggccACCAGAGGACAGGTCTCCTAACCCCTGCGTGTGTTTTTAAAGCAACCCAGGCTTCCAATCACATTTCACTGCATGTGTGGATTTGTCCCAGTGCCCTAGGCTTCAGAAACTCGAAAGTTGCAAAATTTTGTTCCCGATCCACTGTATGAAAACTTGTTTACCGAAATGTGTAGGCTACTTGCTGCTTAAACAGAAAATTCCCTCACAGAAAAACTGTTAATGTGTCCATTATGTGCTAAGTTTTATAGTCAGATGGTGTATTAATGTATTGTAACTGTTTGGGTGTTTTTTGGGTGTTATGTCTCACTTTGAAATTCCCAgtacatacagtcaaaccaaaatttataaAGCCTccttaaacattttattcattaatacagtttattcactatagtttaaaaaaacggtaataaaatatgacaagatctcagagttaaactgtgtccgAAAAAagtatgtaagcaataaggtacgagaggctgtgctgtatcgtgaggCACGATACGAAGTGGagtgacttattcacaatacagcacagcctttcgtaccttattgcttttataaaacggttaccacacaatacaaatattaaagccaaaaatatgtatcaatgcaactttcgtGAATTAAACTTTCAccaaaagccttccttccgcccgAAAAATAGTcgctgaccgtgaacagcaacagaagttacattattacgccattagatggcggcaaagactgtctttattagtgtgtcagtcagtagcgaagacttttatattgaaaagactgaattgttgtgaacgcGGAAcgagacgcaactgacaaatgctttgactagcactgtcagtcacgggaaaaccctttaactgttaaaaggacaagataatacatcggacatttaaacagattttttattatgaacataggactgacctgaaggaaaatgctaaatctgaatgcaggtaataaaaaaaggtaataaactcgctcactcgatctctttttCATAACActtttctacataatacagtgagcttcaatgaacaatatcaactaagaacatacagtttacgttcctaagggtgttgtgtagtgatacacagaaccgttgggtgaagtgGTCATAgtcgtgttttatcgtgaataaaacacagctattgaacaatcagaatcaaggacaggaactaaacgttttataatcttaattatgtcagataacacttaaaaaaacatggtcaggtcaaagtatgtctgaataatttttggtcccaaattttttataaattttactggtagttcactgtatgaagaatttttgggtataatatgtcagggtttactttaatttttgtaATATCTATTAGGATATATTCCCAGTGCTATAAATatgtaattgtatttatttttaatttgatgtTTCAAATGACGAATGCAGTCAAAcgactgtgtatatatatatatatatatatatatatatatatatatatatataacaacaaattcaataaaatagcaaaacatagtataaacatttttatttattcatttatttcgattaatctaacaaaagtttgtgtgtgtgtgtatatataatacttCATATATAAtacttgtgtatatataatacttCATATATAATACTTGTGTATATAATACTTCATATGTTAAATatagtcacacacacacataaatgtcTACTAAAATATATCTGCTTATTCAGCCTGTACCCTTTTAACATGAAATGAACATAATAATGAGAGAAAAACCTTTCACTTAGCATTTGCGCAAGCCTTCCTCAAACATTACACACAATCAGGGTCACTAGAGCTTCGCTTGAGAAGTCAAAAAATAAACCCTGAAACAACTGGCCTGGTTCTTCTGAGAAATTGTGCAAGCCAGTGGTGCAAGAGCTAGCATGCTGCCTAGCAATGAGCGCTGTGTTTTGACTAGGGGGCTGTCTGTGTAAACAAAGTGAGAGTAAACAGAGTAAAGGAAGTGTAGTGTGACCTCACACCTGATGTGAACGCAGACGTACATACTGACATCAACCGAAGACACATTGCGGCAAGGGAAAGCACTCTTGGATACCAATTCACATGCACCGATACCACAATGCTGATCTTactatgacttttttctcatggGAACCTAAAGGTGTAACCTAATTTGGCAGATAATACAAGTCTTGTCTAGGCCAGTTTTGACGATATGAGTTTGCCAATAACCTGTGCTGATTCAGCAAAGGATCTAAAATTCCCTAGATATGTATGATCTCAGGTTTATATACACTCCCGTCGGCAGGCAAACTTCctgtgtgaatgagtgagtgactgGTCTATGCAACACTACGACAAAATATGTCTGAAAGTTTCCTTTGAGACCCTGTTATTGGTCTCTAAAGATTGTTTTTACCCTGTTTCCTCAGACGTTTCCTCTCTGATTGCAAAATACTGTTGTAGCTGTTAGAATGGAATAGCTTTGCACTTCTGAGGTGGAAAAAGGTAAAGCAGAGTCACGCAGCTGTTGCAGAAGTGGTTACAGTCACTCCACCGCCGAGCAGCAGAATGGAACCATATCAGGTGGTTTAAATCAGAGGTGCTTTTGTTTGAAAAGTGCTGAAGGCTTGACTGAATGAATGTTTCAGAAGTGTTTCAGAAATGGCCTTTTACCTCTATATTTCCAGTGGActaacttttttctttctttcttttttcttttttctttctttctttctttctttctttctttctttctttctttctttctttctttctttcaagtTCTTTATTTAGAGTCAGTTCTTCAAACAGCCTCTTTTGCTCTCCATTTTCCCTTTTGttattgtcattattaatgGTGTTTTCTAAGGCAAGCATCATTATTCCTGCTGCCTATACTTAGGGTTAGGGGTTTTCAaaattttaccttttttttttttttttttttgacccgGTGGATAATAAGACATGAGTGGTTTTGTCTTACTTGGACAAGTTAGTCTACGCAGAACACCtccaactgcatagcaatgcattccgaacatcctagcaacatagcaacacactaatAAACACTTAGAACCCTTTAGTAACTGCATAGCAGCACACTAACAACCACTCTGAATATCCCAGCAATTACATAGCAACGCACTCTCTTGTGTTACCATCTAACAgctacccagaacaccttagcaactgcatagcaaccccTTAGCAGTGTACCAACAACCACTCAGATCGCCTTAGCAACACACTAACAACTCTTTTTACTTCGGCCAGAAAGTAATCATCTAGCAGCTACCcagaacaacctagcaaccCCATGACAACACCTAAAACCACTTAGAACCCTTTAGTGACTGCATAGCAGCGCACTAACAACCACTCAGATTGCCTtagcaacacacaaacaactCTTTTTACTTTGGCCAGAAAATAACCTtctacccagaacaccctagcaaccgcatagcaacacactaaaaACCACTTAGAACCCCTTACCAACTGCAGAGCAATGCACTAACAACCCACTCTGAACATCATAGAAAATACATAGCAACGCACTCTCTTGAGTAACCACCTAGCAgctacccagaacaccctagcaaataCATAGCAACACTTAAAAAAACACTTACAACCCCTTAGCAGCCGCATAGCAGTGTACCAACAACCACTCAGATCACCCTAGCAACACACTAACAATTTTTATTACTCCTGCCAGTAAGTAACCATCTAGCAgct containing:
- the zgc:114130 gene encoding mRNA decay activator protein ZFP36L1, producing MPSYALNQFIDLDDVLCKHLLNLDLREPMKTSSQAAAVGYRKPDSPCTLSSTGSGLSIDSIESGTMNTSYWGTQKVSSQSKWGKMPFWSERSVSMVEGNTGSLGWSSSEPGHLKQSSVTSGAVSLSNSTSSISATSSRYKTELCRTFAERGVCKYGGKCQFAHGPEELRDLNRHPKYKTEPCRTFHSIGFCPYGIRCHFVHNAEDDHAQSRPQTSNPAVQRPPLLKQSFSFAGFPTTPQHLEAPLAPSSFLRAPSASTPSTAFSDLLSLAFPDVDPNTLLDQARELHPQFLPSPDSGYSHSGLTPTLSPTQLASPQPEACLRQSPTGGASLGPRSLSHTSLSDHEGGSCSSSSSMSGSESSFGPEASGRRLPIFSQLSVPDDAVYNEHSNSSTSFFL